Within the Dolichospermum compactum NIES-806 genome, the region CTCAAGTATTAATTTCATCAGTTAAATCTCTTAGAGGTTGTTTGAAAAGTGTTAGGTTGTGATTTTAGGTGTACACCGTAGCTTGCTAAGGGGAGAACTAGAGTCAAAGTCCTTCTTTTCAAGGGGGATTTAGGGGTATCTAAAAATATTTGATACACCATGAGGGACTTTTCAAACACCCTCTTATTTAATTTCGACGAATTTACCATCCTTAATTTGCACAAGAATAGATTCACCTTGACGTTCTCTTTCTTTTGTAAACTCAAGTGGATAGCCTGATGTTTCCCTGCTATCGAGCTTGACTTTTTCTAATCCTTCTAATACTGTAGTCCGTGATAGATTGTTAGATAAAACTTTAATAAAAGCCTGAGTTGCATCATAGCTAGTTGCAGTCCGCCAACTAATACCTCCTCCCCATATTTGATCTAATTTTTGGGCAAAAGGTTTAGCTTGTAATGTTTCTCTAAACCAGGGTATGACAATTATTAAACCTTCAGTATCTTTTCCGCGTCTAACTAAAGTTTCATTATTATAAAGAGTATCTCCACTGAGCATTTTTAATTGTCGTATTGGCGGACTATTTCTTAATCTCTCGTTCCTGCTGGTAATCTCTTTAGCAATCTTAATGGCAATACCAGTGCTTTGTGTATCTGGGAACAAAAACGCTGCTTCTGCTTTTTTCTCACCATATACGCTTTTAGCAACTTCTTTCTCAGCATCAAATGTAGTAGCAGTTAAATCAATCATCGGTTTACGAACTACCTCACCCCCTAATTTTTCAAATTGATTTGTGAATATTTCTCTGATACTATTACTATAGTCGCTGTTAGGATTGGCAAAAATTACTGCCTTTTTTAATTGTAAATTCTTATAAGCATATTCAGCGAGTTTTCTACCTCCATTTTGATCAGAATAAACTGCTCTAAAGAAAACTGGGTTGTTGAGTAAAATGCTAGTGCTAGTTGGTGAAATAACTGCTAATCCTGCTTTTTCATATTCTGGTAATGCAGTTTGGGTAGCATCACTAGAATTATGTCCAATTACTCCTAGTATTGAAGTATCTTTCACTAATTCTTGAGCTACTTGTTCAGCTTGATCATTGTTACTATCATTAGCAATGACTATTTCTAGTAACCTACCATTAAGTCCTTTATTTTTAGTAAATTGATCTTGTGCTTGCGCTACACCACGTAATATTTCTTGAGCATTCACAGTTTTAGTGTCCGTTGGTACGACTACTGCTAGGGTAATAGGAGAACCTGCTTCACGAGCTAGGGCATTGTTATAATAAATTACTACTTCTGGGTCATTTCTGTTTGCTTGTATAGCTTGTTTAAATAAATTAGCTGCTTGTTGATAATCGCCTTTTTGGAAAGCCCGAATACCTTGATCACGGAATCTATTAGGAGTGGTAGAAAATAAGGTTCTTTCTCCTCGACTAATTCTACTATTATCTGCTACACAAAAAACTCCAAATTCTTTCTTTTCCCCTGCTGGACAAGTTCTGAAACCTGGATAAATACCTAAACTCACAACTGCGATCGCGATGCCAGTTACCCCCCACTTCAGCCAATTTATATTTGCTATAGGAGTTTTCTTTTTAGGTGTTGTATCTTCTTCTTGAGGTAGTGGATTAGTGTTTGTCATGAAGGCATTAATTTTTTCTAGTTCTTGTTGGGCAATGTTGTTATTAGGATCAATTTCCAGTATTAACTCACACTGTTGTATTGCCTCAGTCCGTTTTTTATTAACTATCAACTTATGTATATAATTTCCTCTTGTTTGCAAAAGTCCGTTTTTGCTACGTTCTTTATCAATATTGTAAGCTCTTGTGTAAATCTCTATGGCTTGCTCAAAATTGTCATTTTTTGAATATTGTTCAGCTACGGTCAATAAAGGATCTAAAACAATATCTTGTTGATGATTAATAGAATAAAATAAATAAGCTCGGTTATACAGTTCACAGGCTTTATCGAGGGATTGAATACTTAAATCTTGAATCTTTAAATATTCTGCGGCTAAAGATTTTACAGTTTCAAAGTTATTAGGATTAAGGTGTAACGCTTGTTCATACAGATGTAATGCTCTGTCAGGGTGACTTTGTGCTACTGAATTAAGATTATTAACATCAATTTGGTTAGTGCTTTCTACATTCTTAATTTCTTGTTCTAACGGATGTTCTTTACATAACAACCGACGAACTAATTCCATTTTAACTTTACATTTTGTATCATCTAAAAATTCATATTCAACTAATTGTTCGTGTGCTTTTATCAAATATCCTGTTGACACTATTCCATATTTTTCTAATAGGGTTAGTGGTTGTTCAGGAATAGATTGATTTTCTGTAATAGCTATCTTTTGAGATTCTGCTACTGCGGAAAGAATAATTTGCTGTTCAGGAGTCAGTCCAAACCAGAAGTCTAAAGCACCTTGAGCTAGTACAATTGCTTGATCTATAATACTTTCAACATCTGTATCAGTTATCCGTAAAAACTCAGGTCTTGGGTCTCTTGTATAGTCATTGCGTGCTGTACCATAAAGAGCAAAGCAAATAACTTGAATAAAATAAGGATGTCCTGCGGATAAATTGAAAATAGCTTCTATTGCTTCTGGTTGATATGTTAAAGCTACTGTATCAGATTGAGTAATTATTTTTTTAGTATTTTCTCTATCTAAAAAACCAATTCTATGATATGGTGCTTCATGCAATAAAGAAATCAACTTTGGTAATCTTGAGATATGCCTACCTACAACTGCAATAATAAATAGTCTTTCATGTAGTTCTCGTAATAGTTCTCGTAATTGGATAATATGCCTTGCATTTGGCTCACTTAAAACATCAAATTCGTCGCAGAGAAAAACCAATTTTTTACTACCTAAGCGATCATAAATAGTTGGCAAAAATTGACTGGAGAAAACATTAGTGTCAGATTTTATATCATCTGCTAGACTATCTAAAAATTCTTCATCTATTGACAGATCCCCTAAAATTTTTTTTGCCATCCCGTGTAAAATATTTTCGAGAGGTGAACTTTCTTGAGCTTGAAAATCAAAACTAATAAAAATAAATTCATCTTCAATAGCTGCTGCAATATTTTGAGGAATAAATTTCAGTATTGAAGTCTTACCAACTCGTCGTTGTCCGTAAAATAAAATTAGTTGCACATTGTGTTGCAGACTATCATCAATCAGACTGAATATATCTTTGCGTCCAAAAAGGTTTTCAGGATCTCTAATTGGAATACCTACTACATAAGGATTTTGCATATTTCATCTTCTCACAACTTATAAATTCAATTTCACATCAATCACTTTTCATAAACTTAGTAGAGAAGTTCCATAAGACTTTCCTACTCAAAAGTTTATTTAGGAAATACTGGCGCTACTTTTGCAATCCAATCTAAGACAGACCTTACCTTCTGTGGATGATTTCCCAACCAAGTAACTACTTCTTTAACCTTCCCTACTTGTCCATGACTGATAAGATTGAGAAATTCTTTTTCTCTATCTTTAATTAAAGTATTTGATGTCTTCAAAATTTCCTCTGTCACCCATTTTTTCATCAGTGATGAGGTGAAAGAGTAAAACGTTCCTGTATCCGTAGAACTGGAAGTAATTACACCCCTATCTTCTAATGTACTTAACCAGCGTCTATGTTGGGTAAGAATACGTCCTATACCATCCAAATTAAATTGAATCTCCTCTATATGACCTCCCATATCTAACAAAGCTATTAGCATTAATAAGGCTTGGTCTATTTCATTACATCTGTCCCAAATGGTTTGAAAAATTTGTTGCGTATCTCTTTCAAAACCCTTAGCAAATGTGTCAATATCGGGCTTTGCCCCGGCTTGTATCTGTCCCCATAGCAAGAAACTAGCAGTTTGTACTAAAGTCGGATGTCCACCTGTAATATTGATAATTTCGCCCCGTAACATTGGTGGTCTAATTATTGTCAATAGTTTAACCAACTCACTCGTAGTAAATAGTTTCAGAGATTGAAATAAGTAGTGATTGTACCAAGGAGAAGCATTAGGATTAGGTTTAGGACCACAATCAGGTTGACTCAGGGGTTGAAGTGAGGTAACAATCATGGATAGATATTGACTTTCTTCTGCATGAACAGCCAAGTTACGACATTGGGCTAAAAATGTTACCATTTCCGCTTCTGTGTATTGATCATTGCTTACTAAAGCTGCGTCTAAATCATCTACCAACAACAATAAAAATTTACCTTTTCTCCCTAATCTCCGTAGTGCTTGGCGTAAACTATCATTTGTAACTGTTTGTTCAAGTAAGGGTTTAATTTCCGCTTGTAATTGCGGTTCGCTGTCTAATTGATCACACAGCATAGTTAAGACCTCGCGCCAAAAACCAGCAGGAGTGAAGGGAATGATGTTTTCGCAGCTAAGTAAAATAATGACAACCTTAGATGGATCTATACCATGTTCTCGCAATGCTTGTTCAGAAGCAAGTTTCCGCAAAAATGAGGTTTTACCCATTCCCGGTCCACCCCAAATGGCACAATGACTGCGCTTATAGATTAGGTCAAAGGCAAAGTTAACTTCTGATGTGCGGCCTACAAAATGTTCTGGAGGAACTGGTTTACCTGGAAAAAAGGGATTGGCCATGGTGAATTTGAATAGTTCGATAAATTAAAATTTTTGGAACAATATAATATCAGTAGTGTACTTGTTTTATCTCTTAGAAGCAATATGCAATCTGAATTTAATTTCTTTCAGCACTGGTATCCACTCGTACCTATAGAAGACTTGGAACCGCAAAAACCTAAACCCATCACCTTATTAGGAAAAAGATTAGTAATTTGGAAACCCAGTAACTCAGAAACATATCGGGTATTTTTAGATCAATGTCCCCACCGTCTCGCACCATTAAGCGAAGGTAGAATAGAAACTAAAACAGGTAACTTAATGTGTAGTTATCACGGTTGGGAATTTAATGAAAATGGCATTTGTCAGCGTGTTCCCCAAGCAGAAAACCCAGAAATTATCGCTAAAAATCAAGAAAATTTTTGTGTTGTTTCCTTTCCTGTTCGTCAACAACAGGAACTACTTTGGGTGTGGCCAGATCAAAAAACAGCAGCAATAGCTGAAAATACACCTTTACCTTTATCACCCCAAATAGATGCAGAGAAAGGATTTGTGTGGTCGAATTATGTTCGAGATTTGGAATACGATTGGCAAACATTAATAGAAAATGTAGCAGATCCTAGTCATGTTCCTTTTTCTCATCATGGAGTTCAAGGTAATAGAGAAAAAGCTAGACCTATAGCTCTTAATATAGTCAAATCAACCATTAATTTAATTGAAGTAAATATCGAAAGGGGAGTCCCCACAACTATTACATTTGAACCACCTTGTAGATTAGAATATACAATTGAGCTTGGTAATACTGGCAAAAAATTAGGTTTACTGGTTTATGCTATTCCTGTATCTCCTGGTAAATCAAGAATAGTTGCTCAATTTTCTCGCAACTTTGCTAAGACCTTAAATCGCTTAATACCTCGTTGGTGGGATCATATTCATGAAAGAAATCTAGTATTAGATGGGGATATGATGCTACTAAATCAGCAAGAGTATTTATTACAGAAGAAACAATTACATGAAAGTTGGAAAACTGCTTATAAATTANNNNNNNNNNNNNNNNNNNNNNNNNNNNNNNNNNNNNNNNNNNNNNNNNNNNNNNNNNNNNNNNNNNNNNNNNNNNNNNNNNNNNNNNNNNNNNNNNNNNNNNNNNNNNNNNNNNNNNNNNNNNNNNNNNNNNNNNNNNNNNNNNNNNNNNNNNNNNNNNNNNNNNNNNNNNNNNNNNNNNNNNNNNNNNNNNNNNNNNNNNNNNNNNNNNNNNNNNNNNNNNNNNNNNNNNNNNNNNTTAGTGTGACACTTGCGTAAGTCCTATTACCGACAAATGCTGATAAATTAGTCATTGAATTTCGCAATTGGTTTGATAAATATTGTCAAGGTAAATTACCTTGGCATGAAGTAGGAATTAATGTGAGTGAACCTACACCTATTAATGATAATCATGCTGAAATGTTGGATAGATATAAACAACATACTCAACATTGTAGTAGTTGTCGAACAGCGGTTAAAAATCTAGAACGGTTGCAAATAGGACTTTTAGCATATTTTGTAATTATTATATCTGGAGTTGCTGTATTACCTGATCATTGGCGGTTACAGCTAGGTTTACCATTGGTAATTACTGCACTTTTAGGTTTAGGTGCTTACAGTTGGCTAAAATTTTCGCTCATTCCTAAATTCTACTTTGTAGATTATATCCATGCTGAAAAATAAACAATTAAAAAATAAAGAATGAATCAATAATAAACTCTTAGCAATCACCCATTACCCATTACCAATTACTAAAGCTTCAATTCCAAACGTTGAAAATCTTGCTGAATTTCAGACCATAAAGCTTTATTGTATGGGTCAGTTTTTAAGGCTTTTTTCAGATAAATTTTGGCTTTTGGGAGTTGTTTTTCCGTAATTAAGGCTCGTCCCCAGATTTGATAAGCGATCGCTAACCATTGTCGCACCTCCCCATCCTCCGGTAAACGCGCCAGTAAAGCCTCTGCTAGAGCGATCGCCTGGGGAAACCGTTTTTCCAGCAAAAATCGCTGTAACTGCTCATAAGTCTTCCACTTTAACCGCTCTTCAATCTCCTCCAAATTTGGTGGATGAGGTGTAACCATTGTTTTTGGTGCTGCTGGTTGAGTTTGCACTTCTGTAGCGCTAGAAACATGAGTTTTCACCGCACTACTCCTTGGCTTAATTTCCTCCGGTGGTAAAACCGCTTGGAGAAACTTATAAGCCTCAGTCACCGCAATAAACTTATCTTTCGCTTTGAGATCATCTGGGTTGATATCAGGATGATATTGCTGAACCAATCTGCGATAGGACGCTTTAACATCAGCAAAAGAAACTCCCGACCTTAAACCTAATATCCGGTAATAATCTTCAAGATCCATGTTGCTTCGTTTGACTTCAATTCAAAATTCAAAACTAAAAATTCAAAACGAAAAACTCAGACTTTTGAACCTTACATCTTGAATTTTGAATCATTTTCCCCTATTTAAATACGTTCTTCAATCACACGATCAATTAAACCGTATTCCTTAGCTTCTTGAGCAGACATAAAAAAGTCACGATTCATGTCTTTCTCAATTTTCTCTAAAGATTGACCAGTATTATCAACATAAATTTGATTTAACTGGTGACGAAGCCGCAAAATCTCCTTAGCCTCAATAGCGATATCGCTGGCCTGACCACGAGTTCCACCAGAAGGTTGATGAATCATAATTCGAGAATGAGGTAGAGCCATCCGCTTCCCCTTTGTCCCCGCAGCCAACAGAAAAGATCCCATAGAAGCAGCCAGACCAACACAAATTGTCACCACCTCAGACTTAATGTGTTGCATAGTGTCGTAAATCGCCAATCCCGCCGTTACCGAACCACCGGGAGAATTGATATACAAATAAATTGGCTTAGTTTGATCATCGGAATCTAAATAGAGCAAATAAGCGACAATCGCATTAGCGATACCATCATCTACTTCCTCCGTCAAAAAAATAATGCGCTCCCGAAATAGACGATCTTCGAGATCGATCCATTGTTCATAAGTGCTACCTGGGAGACGATAAGGAACTTTGGGAATACCAATAGGCATAGGACAATTTTAGTGAAGACTATGAAAATAGAACTGGAGAATTTCCGTCAAAGTTGAAAAGCCAGAATCCAAAATAGAGATTAAGCTCAAATAGAGCTTGGCAAACTCTTTGTACTTTCTAGCACCCGATCAATTAGTCCGTATTCCTGCGCTTCCTGGGGAGTCATATAGAAAATACGTTCACTATCTTTCGAGATTTTTTCGGCTGTTTGTCCCGTATTTTGGGAAAAAATATCAAAAAGTATGTTTTTTTTCTGCAACACCTCTTCCGCATTCACTTGAATATCTGTTGCTTGACCCTGAGTAGCTACACTAAACTGAGTCAGAGCAATATTGGCATGAGGTAAACTGAATCTTTTTCCCTTTGTCCCAGATGATAGAATCAATGCTGCCATACCCACCGCTTGACCCAAACAGATAGTAACAATTTCTGACTTGATGTACTGGATTGTGTCATAAACCGACAAACAAGCCCTAATTGACATCATTCCCAAAGTTTCATCCATACCAGCCAACACAGGATCACCCAAAGAATTGATATAAAGGTAGATTGGTTTACTCTGATCCTCCGACTCCAGATATAACATGGCAGACATCAGGGAATTAGCCAGAGTCGTATTCAGTGGACGATTCAAGAAAAGAATCCGCTCCTGCGCCATTCGTTGATCAATACTGACCCACTGCCACTGGTTACCACCAGGAATGTTATAAGGAACTTTTAGTGATGAATCAACAGCCATAGGGATAATTAGAAGAAATTAGAGATGATGAGAACCGATTTAACGTGAGTTCGGTGTTAGGAGTTCGGAGTTCGGAGTTCAGTTTTATGATTTTTCAACGAGAGAATAAGGGTTTGAGACTCCTACTTGGGGTGAGTTTTCCACAAATTATCGTTATGTCGAACTCACGTCAATTTAAGCAATCATTGGTAAAGGTTTCGGCAGATCCTTCATGCTTTCGAGAACGCGATCAATCAATCCGTATTCCTTGGCTTGTTGGGGAGTCAAATAAAACATCCGCTCAGTGTCCTTCGCAATCTTTTCAGGAGACTGTCCAGTGTTTTGAGAGAAAATATCCAAGATAGCCGTTTTGTTGGCTAAGACTTCCTTGGCGTAAATTTGAATATCTGTTGCTTGACCTCTAGTCCCACTGCGAGGTTGATTCAGGACAATAGTGGCATGAGGTAGACTAGCTCTCTGACCCTTAGTTCCGGCAGATAGAATCAGCGCTGCTGTTCCCAATGCCTGACCAATGCAAATTGTATGTACGGGTGTTTTGATATAGTTAATAGTATCACAGATAGCAAAAGCTTCCGTTTCGTAGCCGATCGCATCCCCTGTGTACCAAGATGTCCCCGTTGAATTGATGTAAAAGAAAATTGGCTTGTCTGGATTGTCAAATTTCAGATAAAGCAACTGAGCAATAATTAGCTTGGTTACATCAACGCCCATTTGCCGTTTGTATTCATCTGCTGAAACTAAAGGCATTCCCAGATAGACAATTCGTTCTTTTAAAAGTAGAGAAGCTAAATCTGGTGGCGGTGTCCGGTAGGAACTGTCGCCGTAGTAAGAAGCTTGAACTGACTTGATGGGGGAATTTTCCATAGCAACTGATGATCTGAGATTATGCCGTTAATGTATTACATCCTAGCGCGATGCTCACCCAATTTAGGGTGCGGATTTCTCCCTGATAGGGAAAAAAGCTAGATTTTAGAATATTTTGTTCTTAATTACCTTTAATTCCTAAGACAACACAATTTAAAATGTTGTGACATCAGGTATACGTTTTCAAATATATAGCATCTGAATGATAAACGCTATATCTATAATTAAAAAATTGGTTGTAAATCTAAAATAAATCCTGGTAATACATCTTCTCCAGATAAACTTGTAGGAGATTCTAGAATTTCTGTTTCCTGATTTGGACGATATATTTCTACTTGTTGATTTTTAGGATTAATTAACCAACCTAACCGCAAACCATTGGCGATATATTCTCGCATTTTAGCTTGAGTATCTGCTAAATCATCGCTTTCAGAAACCAACTCAATCACAAAATCAGGACATAAAGGCAAGAACCTTTTTCTTTGTTCTGGTGTGAGTGCATTCCATCTTTCTATCTTAATCCAAGACACATCAGGAGAACGGGTAGCACCATTAGGTAATTTAAAACCTGTAGAAGAATCAAAAGCTTTTCCTAAACCATTTTGGCGATTCCAATATCCTAAATCCAGACACATTTCAAAATTTCTATTTCCCGTTTCTCCTCCTGTTGGTGACATGATACTTAATTCTCCTTGAGCCGATAATTCTAAACGTAAATCTTTATTAGCAGCAACCACTTCCACAAATTTATCATCTGTGAATTTGAGTGATTGTGGTATTTGTAAAGTTATAGCAGTCATGATTCATACCTCGTGACTAATCTCTATTTATTTCCTCGTTCCCTCGTTCCCAGTCTCCGACTGGGAATGCTGTCCGGGAGGTTCTACCTACCATTTTAACGATATTTTCAGAACAGGGCGGTTAGAAACCGCTTATACACGAATGAAATCCACCTGCGTGGGTTAAAGTTAAATTCCAAATTTCTTTTAGTTCACGTAGCGTTCTGAAGGAATAGGTGGACTTTGGTTGTATAGCCGCGAATTATATTCGCCCAAAACTTGTTTTTCTATTATTAAAGCAAGCGATAAATAACTGCTCCGGTAGATTCGTGATTAGCCATTTCCATTAATCCATCAGCACAAATAGTCTCAAGAATGGAGCGAACTTCTGAAGTAGGTTTGCTAAGTTCAATAACTGCATCAGTCATGGATATACTTCCACCTTTATTTTGAGCTAATTTTAAAAGAGCAACAATATCATTTTGCTTGGATATTGCAGGTGTTATTGCTCCTTGGGAAACCTGTTGCGGTGGTAGTTGAATACTAGAAAGATCAGAACCTGATCCTGGTATTTGTCCTGTAACTTGTCCACCAAGATTAACCACAACAGTTTGGGTATTGGATTGATTATTGTTTTGATTACCACCGTGTAATGCCAAATATTTCAGGGTTTTCTCATCCACCATTGCAGGAATTAGTGCCAAATCTATAAGCTGACCAAAACCAAACAAACCCCAGGTAAAAAGATAGATAAGACCTGATAGTGGTTTACCAGCATAAAAACGATGAATACCACCCAATCCTAAACACCAGAGTAGCCAAAGCAAATAAGCAGTGCTTTTATTAATCATGATTGATAGTAAGTGTATGTAGTCTAGAAACAAAAATAGCACATTAAGACTTAGATTTGATTCTGAAATCCGTATTTTTCGGGGTTGCACTTGTAAAATCAACATCCTAAAAACTTGTGCTGCGTCTAGCTGCAAAAGCAATGGTAAATGATCGAAGCGAAGCGTCTTTTTATCTCTAATTAAACTATGCCAGCCTATATAAGTAATAAAAAGCACGAAAACTCTGGCGAACATTTTAGATAACGCATATTTCATAAAATTATTTTCCGTAGTATAGAGGATGCCATTTGAAGCTATTTATAAAATTGTGTATGTCTGAGACTAGATAGGAAATTGAAATTATGAAAGTTAATTTACAACTGGCTTTAAATGATGCAGGTATTGACGCAAATCAAACCAGCACTCAACGTCAATTAGCAATATCCGTTTCTGCTGGTGGTGAAACTGTGGATCGGACTGTGCCATTGAACTTATGCTTAATTCTCGATCATAGCGGTTCAATGCAAGGAAAATCCCTAGAAACGGTGAAAAATGCCGCTTGTTTGTTAGTAGATCGTCTGAGTCCTGAAGATCGTCTGAGTGTGGTTGTTTTTGACCACCGGGCCAAGGTTTTAGTCCCCAATCAATTAATTACAGATCGCCAACATATCAAAAAGCAAATTAAACAACTTACCGCTGATGGGGGAACTGCTATTGATGAGGGTTTACGGTTGGGAATTGAGGAATTAGCCAAAGGTAAACATGATACAGTTTCCCAAGCATTTTTACTGACTGATGGGGAAAATGAACATGGTGATAACGATCGCTGTTTGAAATTTTCCCAATTAGCCGCCAGCTATAATTTAACTCTAAATACATTGGGATTTGGTGACAATTGGAATGATAAAGTTTTAGAAAAAATCGCTGATGCTGGCATGGGTACAATGTCTTATATTCAACACCCAGATCAGGCTGTATCGGAATTTGGGCGGTTGTTTAGTCGAATGCAAACAGTGGGGTTGACCAATGCTCAACTATTATTATCTTTAATGCCTAATGTCCGACTGGCAGAACTCAAACCCATTGCCCAAGTGTCTCCAGATACCATTGAGTTACCAGTACAACCCGAAAGCGATGGCCGCTTGGTGGTGAGATTGGGCGATTTAATGAAAGACTCCGAACGGGTAGTTTTAGTTAATATTTATGTGGGACAGTTGCCAGAAGGTAAACAGGCGATCGCTAATGTTCAAGTCCGCTACGATGACCCCGCCCATAACCAAATCGGACTATACTCCCCCAATCTACCAATTTATGCTCATGTCACCAGGGAATACCAACCAGCACCAAATCCCCAGGTACAACGGTCAGTTTTAGCTTTAGCCAAATATCGCCAAACCCAGTTAGCCGAAACGAAATTACAACAGGGTGATCGGGCTGGTGCAGCAACGATGTTACAAACTGCGGCAAAAACTGCGCTGCAAATGGGCGATGCTAGTGCAGCAACGGTATTACAAGTTTCCGCCACCCACCTACAAGCTGGGGAAGAGTTATCAGAAAGCGATCGCAAAAAAACCAGAATTGTCTCAAAAACTGTTTTGCAAGATGCTTCCCCTCAATGAAAGTTCAACTAACATCGGCTCTAAATGATACCAACGTTGATGCTGCCCAACAAAGCAATCAACGGCAACTCTCAATTTCTATTTCCGCCATTCCTGCTGAATTTGAACAAAGTTTACCCTTGAATCTCTGCTTGATTCTCGATCAAAGTGGTTCTATGTCCGGTGAACCCCTGAATATCGTCATTCAAGCAGTTGAGCAATTATTGGATCAATTAAAAGTTGGTGACAGGATTTCCATCATCGGTTTTGCTGGCACGTCTGGAGTCATTATCCCCAACCAAATCATCCAAGATATTGAAAGCATCAAAACCCAGTTAAGAGCCAAGCTAAAGGCTGCTGGCGGGACTGTCATCGCCGAAGGTTTATCCTTGGGGATTACAGAACTACTCAAAGGCACAAAAGGGGCGGTTTCCCAAGCCTTCTTACTCACAGATGGTCATGGGGATAACGGGTTACAGATTTGGAAATGGCAAATTGGACCAAATGACAATAAACGTTGTTTGCAACTTGCCAAAAAAGCCGCTAAACTCAACCTGACAATTAACACTCTGGGTTTTGGTGATGACTGGAATCCAGATTTATTGGAAAAGATTGCTGATGCTGGGGGTGGTACTTTAGCTTACATCGAGAACCCAGAACAAGCTGTAACTCAATTTGCCCGGCTGTTTCGGCGGGTACAGTCGGTGGGATTAACAAATGCCCATTTACTTCTATCTTTAGTACCTGCTGTCCGTCTGGCGGAACTCAAACCTGTTGCCCAAGTTGTTCCAGATACCATTGAATTAGCAGTAGAAACCGATTCTAATGGGACTTTAATAGTGCGGTTAGGGGATTTGATGAAGGATAGCGAACGGGTTGTTTTAGCGAATATTTATCTGGGACAATTGCCAGAAGGGAAACAAGTCATTGGTCATATTCAAATTCGCTATGATGACCCATCGTTGAATAAAGAGGGTTTACTTTCTCCCTTAGTGCCAATATATGCCAATTTTACCAAGAGTTATGAACCTGCTCTCAATTCCCAGGTGCTAAACTCGATTCTGCTTTTGGCTAAATATCGGCAAACTCAATTAGCTGAGGCAAAATTAGAACTAGGCGATCGCCTTGGTGCTGCCACAATGTTACAAACTGCTGCTAATACAGCCTTACAAATCGGTGATACCTGTGCAGCCACTGTGTTACAAGTTTCGGCAACTCGCTTACAAGCCGGTGAAGAGTTATCGGAGAGCGATCGCAAGAAGACAAGAATGGCATCCAAGACTATTTTGAAAGAATAGCTGTAGGGTAGGTCTTTTGGCCTACCTGATCCAATTTTCGGCAATTTTCGAGCCAGCGATCGCTCTAAAATCAGTATAAACATCCGCCATATCAGATTTTATTGAATTTGTACACACCTTATAGGC harbors:
- a CDS encoding ATP-dependent Clp protease proteolytic subunit; protein product: MENSPIKSVQASYYGDSSYRTPPPDLASLLLKERIVYLGMPLVSADEYKRQMGVDVTKLIIAQLLYLKFDNPDKPIFFYINSTGTSWYTGDAIGYETEAFAICDTINYIKTPVHTICIGQALGTAALILSAGTKGQRASLPHATIVLNQPRSGTRGQATDIQIYAKEVLANKTAILDIFSQNTGQSPEKIAKDTERMFYLTPQQAKEYGLIDRVLESMKDLPKPLPMIA
- a CDS encoding Uma2 family endonuclease; its protein translation is MTAITLQIPQSLKFTDDKFVEVVAANKDLRLELSAQGELSIMSPTGGETGNRNFEMCLDLGYWNRQNGLGKAFDSSTGFKLPNGATRSPDVSWIKIERWNALTPEQRKRFLPLCPDFVIELVSESDDLADTQAKMREYIANGLRLGWLINPKNQQVEIYRPNQETEILESPTSLSGEDVLPGFILDLQPIF
- a CDS encoding TM2 domain-containing protein, whose translation is MINKSTAYLLWLLWCLGLGGIHRFYAGKPLSGLIYLFTWGLFGFGQLIDLALIPAMVDEKTLKYLALHGGNQNNNQSNTQTVVVNLGGQVTGQIPGSGSDLSSIQLPPQQVSQGAITPAISKQNDIVALLKLAQNKGGSISMTDAVIELSKPTSEVRSILETICADGLMEMANHESTGAVIYRLL
- a CDS encoding vWA domain-containing protein, translating into MKVNLQLALNDAGIDANQTSTQRQLAISVSAGGETVDRTVPLNLCLILDHSGSMQGKSLETVKNAACLLVDRLSPEDRLSVVVFDHRAKVLVPNQLITDRQHIKKQIKQLTADGGTAIDEGLRLGIEELAKGKHDTVSQAFLLTDGENEHGDNDRCLKFSQLAASYNLTLNTLGFGDNWNDKVLEKIADAGMGTMSYIQHPDQAVSEFGRLFSRMQTVGLTNAQLLLSLMPNVRLAELKPIAQVSPDTIELPVQPESDGRLVVRLGDLMKDSERVVLVNIYVGQLPEGKQAIANVQVRYDDPAHNQIGLYSPNLPIYAHVTREYQPAPNPQVQRSVLALAKYRQTQLAETKLQQGDRAGAATMLQTAAKTALQMGDASAATVLQVSATHLQAGEELSESDRKKTRIVSKTVLQDASPQ
- a CDS encoding ATP-dependent Clp protease proteolytic subunit, translating into MAVDSSLKVPYNIPGGNQWQWVSIDQRMAQERILFLNRPLNTTLANSLMSAMLYLESEDQSKPIYLYINSLGDPVLAGMDETLGMMSIRACLSVYDTIQYIKSEIVTICLGQAVGMAALILSSGTKGKRFSLPHANIALTQFSVATQGQATDIQVNAEEVLQKKNILFDIFSQNTGQTAEKISKDSERIFYMTPQEAQEYGLIDRVLESTKSLPSSI
- a CDS encoding ATP-dependent Clp protease proteolytic subunit, producing MPIGIPKVPYRLPGSTYEQWIDLEDRLFRERIIFLTEEVDDGIANAIVAYLLYLDSDDQTKPIYLYINSPGGSVTAGLAIYDTMQHIKSEVVTICVGLAASMGSFLLAAGTKGKRMALPHSRIMIHQPSGGTRGQASDIAIEAKEILRLRHQLNQIYVDNTGQSLEKIEKDMNRDFFMSAQEAKEYGLIDRVIEERI